Proteins from a genomic interval of Lolium perenne isolate Kyuss_39 chromosome 1, Kyuss_2.0, whole genome shotgun sequence:
- the LOC127298541 gene encoding arabinogalactan O-methyltransferase 2-like, translated as MKPPSRFVTVAGAALLVSTTLLVATLLRSPLPLLPLLPCLPAVTAPSGVGYEPAGLAALADALVYYATTETVPQQSRAEIALSLAVLRRRAPMRLLVFGLGHDSPLWHALNPGGVTVFLEEDPEWYKVVRTRSPQLRAHLVKYHTRLDRADLLLDTYRGFPTCVPGADEPAVRGNAACPLALHDLPAEVYENEWDMLMLDAPKGYFASAPGRMAAVWTAAAMARARNGEGDTDVFLHDVDRKVEKAYAEEFLCDGFRVGSAGRLWHYSIPPVTRRENSTATAGGEERPFC; from the coding sequence ATGAAGCCCCCGAGCCGCTTCGTCACCGTCGCCGGAGCCGCGCTGCTCGTGTCCACGACGCTGCTGGTCGCCACCCTCCTCCGATCGCCGCTGCCGCTGCTGCCATTGCTCCCGTGCCTGCCCGCCGTCACCGCGCCCTCGGGCGTCGGGTACGAGCCCGCTGGCCTGGCCGCGCTCGCCGACGCCTTAGTCTACTACGCCACGACGGAGACGGTGCCGCAGCAGTCGCGCGCGGAGATCGCGCTGTCGCTGGCCGTgctccgccgccgcgcgccgATGCGGCTGCTGGTGTTCGGCCTCGGCCACGACTCGCCGCTCTGGCACGCGCTCAACCCCGGCGGCGTCACCGTGTTCCTGGAGGAGGACCCGGAGTGGTACAAGGTGGTCCGCACGCGGTCGCCGCAGCTGCGCGCGCACCTCGTCAAGTACCACACCCGGCTCGACCGCGCCGACCTCCTCCTCGACACCTACAGGGGGTTCCCGACCTGCGTGCCCGGCGCCGACGAACCGGCCGTGCGCGGCAACGCGGCGTGCCCGCTGGCGCTGCACGACCTGCCGGCCGAGGTGTACGAGAACGAGTGGGACATGCTCATGCTGGACGCCCCCAAGGGGTACTTCGCGTCGGCGCCGGGCAGGATGGCGGCGGTGTggacggcggcggccatggcgcgggCGAGGAACGGCGAGGGCGACACCGACGTGTTCCTGCACGACGTGGACCGCAAGGTGGAGAAGGCGTACGCCGAGGAGTTCCTCTGCGACGGGTTCCGGGTGGGATCGGCGGGACGGCTCTGGCATTACAGCATCCCGCCGGTGACGCGGCGGGAGAACTCGACGGCGACGGCCGGCGGCGAGGAAAGGCCGTTTTGCTGA